A genome region from bacterium includes the following:
- the folP gene encoding dihydropteroate synthase has translation MSAGAGSASGPGRPRLLAARGRELRALLEAAGVDAYGAALMARKAESLVVRVDDLRAPAANILKQELLSLGGDCATHRDVILGGPERSSAHLIGSERQLAQLPAKLKPQPFGLRRVGEDLAALLAARRRPPKALTLPGGALSFEAGPRLMGILNVTPDSFSDGGACLDPERAVEQGLRLIAEGADLIDIGGESTRPGAAPVAADEETRRVLPVIRALARQTAAPLSVDTRKASVAAEALAAGAQIINDVSALGDPAMAAPVAASGAGLVLMHMQGEPATMQASPQYADAVDEIYRWLEAKLAAARAAGIAGERLLADPGIGFGKRLEDNLAILRRLEEFHGLGVSLVLGASRKSFLGALLEEPDPGRRLEGSLAAAARAAAAGVQILRVHDVAATRRFLAAWRPLAPSAGAIANDEDGQS, from the coding sequence ATGAGCGCAGGCGCCGGCAGCGCGTCGGGTCCCGGTCGCCCGCGCCTGCTGGCGGCGCGCGGACGCGAGCTGCGAGCGCTGCTGGAGGCCGCCGGTGTCGACGCCTACGGCGCCGCACTGATGGCCCGCAAGGCCGAGTCCCTCGTCGTCCGCGTGGACGACCTCCGCGCGCCAGCCGCCAACATCCTCAAGCAGGAGCTGCTCAGCTTGGGCGGCGACTGCGCCACCCACCGCGACGTCATTCTCGGCGGGCCCGAGCGCTCCAGCGCGCACCTGATCGGCAGCGAGCGGCAGCTCGCCCAGCTCCCCGCGAAGCTGAAGCCGCAGCCCTTCGGCCTGCGCCGCGTGGGCGAGGACCTGGCCGCGCTGCTCGCCGCGCGACGCCGCCCGCCGAAAGCCTTGACCCTGCCCGGAGGCGCCCTTAGTTTCGAGGCCGGGCCGCGCCTGATGGGCATCCTCAACGTGACGCCGGACAGCTTCTCCGATGGCGGCGCCTGCCTGGATCCCGAGCGCGCCGTCGAGCAGGGGCTGCGGCTGATCGCCGAGGGCGCAGACCTGATCGACATCGGCGGCGAGTCGACGCGGCCAGGCGCCGCGCCGGTGGCCGCCGACGAGGAGACGCGCCGCGTGCTGCCGGTGATCCGGGCGCTCGCCCGCCAGACCGCGGCGCCGCTCTCGGTGGACACGCGCAAGGCGAGCGTCGCCGCCGAGGCCCTGGCCGCGGGCGCGCAGATCATCAACGACGTCTCCGCGCTCGGCGATCCGGCGATGGCGGCGCCGGTCGCGGCGAGTGGCGCGGGCCTGGTGCTGATGCACATGCAGGGCGAGCCGGCGACGATGCAGGCGAGCCCGCAGTACGCGGACGCGGTGGACGAGATCTACCGCTGGCTGGAGGCGAAGCTGGCCGCGGCGCGGGCGGCGGGCATCGCCGGCGAGCGGCTGCTGGCCGATCCGGGGATCGGCTTCGGCAAGCGCCTGGAGGACAACCTGGCCATCCTGCGGCGCCTCGAGGAGTTCCACGGCCTCGGCGTGTCGCTGGTGCTGGGCGCGAGTCGCAAGTCCTTCCTCGGCGCGCTGCTCGAGGAGCCGGATCCGGGGCGGCGCCTCGAGGGCAGCCTCGCCGCGGCGGCCCGGGCCGCCGCGGCCGGCGTGCAGATCCTGCGCGTGCACGACGTGGCGGCGACGCGCCGCTTCCTGGCCGCCTGGCGGCCCCTCGCGCCGAGCGCCGGCGCGATCGCAAACGACGAGGACGGGCAGTCGTGA
- a CDS encoding GNAT family N-acetyltransferase encodes MAPAAVLFGGWRWLDYLGDKGISGLRSPPRHAPRMHLPGSPPGTARAAGSSPPRNTLPDKQLIEVELIGRGHEGLPAFFEALPKESGWPPDTVLSLTDREPTEFERAERYLAALTEGQIVGALSLHPAAAGNYHRMHNLHFHIDVLPSWQGKGVGTALMRRLIEHARAEGFWRIYLGTLSWNQRALELFGRFGFRVEGLSRAAYRVKTRGGEDYFLDGIGMALWIGPRLEVKPGDWKLTAQWSEPGTGQVAYAQDGELLTEELVALHAAMGDLRHRFPRLVKAAWRQSDLVVTARLGGRLVGAARAISDRASTLFVCDLMVHPELRGQGIGSELMRRLVGPYAGLYQIVLLTDPETMPFFEHLGYMSWEYTALQLNPPRSEA; translated from the coding sequence ATGGCGCCGGCGGCGGTTTTGTTTGGTGGCTGGCGGTGGCTGGATTATCTAGGAGACAAGGGGATTTCGGGTCTCCGCTCTCCGCCGCGGCACGCGCCTCGCATGCATCTGCCGGGCTCTCCACCCGGCACCGCTCGTGCTGCAGGGTCGAGTCCACCGAGGAACACCTTGCCGGATAAGCAGTTGATCGAGGTTGAGTTGATCGGCCGCGGCCACGAAGGGCTCCCCGCCTTCTTCGAGGCCCTACCCAAGGAATCGGGCTGGCCGCCGGACACCGTGCTCTCGCTCACCGACCGCGAGCCCACGGAGTTCGAGCGCGCCGAACGCTACTTGGCGGCCCTGACCGAGGGGCAGATCGTCGGCGCGCTCAGCCTGCACCCGGCGGCGGCGGGCAACTACCACCGCATGCACAACCTGCACTTCCACATCGACGTGCTGCCGAGCTGGCAGGGCAAGGGCGTCGGTACCGCGCTCATGCGCCGGCTCATCGAGCATGCGCGGGCCGAGGGATTCTGGCGCATCTACCTGGGCACGCTCTCCTGGAACCAGCGGGCGCTCGAGCTCTTCGGGCGCTTCGGCTTCCGGGTGGAGGGACTCAGCCGCGCGGCCTACCGCGTCAAGACCCGCGGCGGCGAGGACTACTTCCTCGACGGCATCGGCATGGCGCTGTGGATCGGCCCGCGCCTGGAGGTGAAGCCCGGCGACTGGAAGCTGACGGCGCAGTGGAGCGAGCCGGGAACCGGTCAGGTCGCCTACGCCCAGGACGGCGAACTGCTCACCGAAGAACTGGTCGCCCTGCACGCGGCGATGGGCGACCTGCGCCACCGCTTCCCGCGCCTGGTGAAGGCGGCCTGGCGGCAGAGCGACCTCGTCGTCACGGCGCGCCTCGGCGGCCGTCTCGTCGGCGCGGCGCGGGCGATCAGCGACCGCGCGAGCACGCTCTTCGTCTGCGACCTGATGGTCCACCCCGAGCTGCGCGGCCAGGGCATCGGCAGCGAGCTGATGCGCCGCCTGGTGGGGCCCTACGCGGGGCTCTATCAGATCGTCCTGCTCACGGACCCCGAAACGATGCCCTTCTTCGAGCACCTCGGCTACATGAGCTGGGAGTACACGGCGCTGCAGCTCAACCCACCGCGGTCGGAGGCCTAG
- a CDS encoding glycosyltransferase family 4 protein — protein sequence MKVGLISEFYYPLWGGVSEHIRSLGNALAARGHEAVVITSRMRGEATNAGPRVLRLGRSIPVRYNNSLSRFSVGWQLGRQLEALLAAEDFDVLHLHSPLQPTLTLLALAQARCPVVATFHSYYPRDLLVQSFRGPLGRRLAAARLRIPVSRAALRPVERLFPGDYRIIPNGVDYALFAGARPAALPGPDPERLRVLFVGAMVRRKGLPLLLASFARLAAERDGVDLLVVGDGPDRERLEAALPAALAGRVHFLGAITDRARLAAVYAAADVFCAPSLGRESFGMVLVEAMAAGLPVVGFDIEGYRDVVSQGVDGLLVEPGNAEALAGALGYFLDHPEARRRYGERGRAKAAGLDWSEIARRVEAVYREALGQPAVEEEEPRFAVVAAT from the coding sequence ATGAAGGTCGGCCTGATCAGCGAGTTCTACTACCCGCTCTGGGGCGGCGTCAGCGAGCACATCCGATCGCTGGGCAACGCGCTCGCCGCCCGCGGCCACGAGGCGGTCGTCATCACGAGCCGGATGCGCGGGGAAGCGACGAACGCGGGGCCGCGCGTGCTGCGCCTCGGGCGGAGCATCCCCGTGCGCTACAACAACAGCCTCTCGCGCTTCTCGGTGGGCTGGCAGCTCGGCCGGCAGCTCGAGGCGCTGCTCGCCGCCGAGGACTTCGACGTCCTGCACCTGCACAGCCCGCTGCAGCCCACGCTGACCCTGCTCGCGCTCGCGCAGGCGCGCTGTCCCGTGGTGGCCACCTTCCACAGCTACTATCCGCGCGACCTGCTGGTGCAGAGCTTCCGCGGCCCGCTCGGGCGGCGCCTCGCGGCGGCCCGGCTGCGCATCCCGGTGAGCCGGGCGGCGCTTCGGCCCGTGGAGCGGCTCTTTCCGGGCGACTACCGGATCATCCCCAACGGCGTGGACTACGCGCTCTTCGCCGGGGCGCGGCCCGCGGCGCTGCCGGGGCCCGATCCCGAGCGCCTGCGCGTGCTCTTTGTCGGTGCGATGGTCAGGCGCAAGGGCCTGCCGCTGCTGCTCGCGAGCTTCGCACGGCTCGCCGCGGAGCGCGACGGGGTGGACCTGCTCGTCGTCGGCGACGGGCCGGATCGCGAGCGCCTCGAGGCGGCGCTGCCCGCGGCGCTCGCCGGGCGCGTGCATTTCCTCGGCGCGATCACGGATCGGGCACGGCTCGCTGCGGTCTATGCCGCGGCGGACGTCTTCTGCGCGCCGAGTCTAGGCCGCGAGAGCTTCGGCATGGTGCTCGTCGAGGCGATGGCGGCCGGCCTGCCCGTGGTGGGCTTCGACATCGAGGGCTACCGGGACGTCGTGAGCCAGGGCGTCGACGGCCTGCTCGTCGAGCCCGGCAACGCCGAGGCCCTGGCCGGCGCGCTCGGCTACTTCCTCGACCACCCCGAGGCGCGCCGGCGCTACGGCGAGCGAGGCCGCGCCAAGGCCGCCGGCCTCGATTGGAGCGAGATTGCGCGGCGCGTGGAAGCGGTGTATCGGGAAGCGCTGGGTCAGCCGGCCGTCGAGGAGGAAGAACCGCGCTTCGCCGTCGTGGCCGCTACTTGA
- a CDS encoding TIGR00159 family protein: protein MAAPRAERRRDRKRRGRAVVNEILFTALNVLDILVVAFLFYRLYVLVHGTRAALMLNGFLVILVAGLLAQWIGLATFNWILDNLRTVWVIAFIILFQHELRSGLAQLGRNRIVGLFFKVDKDAGHIQEVTRAVEGLARSGLGALIVFEREMGLRNYAENGVLLNAAVSADLIETIFTPPSPLHDGAIIINEDSLVAARVILPLSQDPSLSRVLGTRHRAAVGITEESDALVVVVSEETRTISIAEAGRLERDFDVAGLRKALIARLRARGPAERGAAT, encoded by the coding sequence CTGGCGGCCCCTCGCGCCGAGCGCCGGCGCGATCGCAAACGACGAGGACGGGCAGTCGTGAACGAGATCCTCTTCACCGCCCTCAACGTGCTGGACATCCTCGTGGTGGCCTTCCTCTTCTATCGGCTCTACGTGCTCGTCCACGGCACCCGCGCCGCGCTCATGCTCAACGGCTTCCTCGTCATCCTCGTCGCGGGCCTGCTCGCGCAATGGATCGGGCTGGCCACCTTCAACTGGATCCTCGACAACCTGCGCACGGTCTGGGTGATCGCCTTCATCATCCTGTTCCAGCACGAGCTGCGCAGCGGCCTCGCCCAGCTCGGACGCAACCGGATCGTCGGCCTCTTCTTCAAGGTCGACAAGGACGCCGGCCACATCCAGGAGGTCACGCGCGCGGTCGAGGGCCTCGCCCGCTCGGGGCTGGGCGCGCTGATCGTCTTCGAGCGCGAGATGGGCCTGCGCAACTACGCCGAGAACGGCGTGCTGCTGAACGCCGCCGTCAGCGCCGACCTCATCGAGACGATCTTCACGCCGCCCTCGCCGCTGCACGACGGCGCGATCATCATCAACGAGGACAGCCTGGTCGCGGCGCGGGTGATCCTGCCGCTCTCGCAGGATCCCAGCCTCAGCCGCGTGCTCGGCACGCGCCACCGCGCGGCGGTGGGCATCACGGAGGAGTCGGACGCGCTGGTCGTGGTCGTCAGCGAGGAGACGCGCACGATCAGCATCGCCGAGGCCGGGCGCCTGGAGCGCGACTTCGACGTCGCCGGCCTGCGCAAGGCGCTGATCGCCCGCCTGCGCGCGCGCGGCCCGGCCGAGCGCGGCGCGGCCACCTAG
- a CDS encoding lysophospholipid acyltransferase family protein, whose translation MPTLIALRLGLLLARLLPMRVLAALAAALWRLGGLLSPRRVVVAANLAAIAAAGGRRARAGDVFANYGRYWGELLALAARPARIASLRIRVDGLEHLEAVEWGPLCFLGAHLGNWDLLSRWLGRRLPNLAALAEALEPPALARLFARLREEGGQRTISGTGAGVALYRELRRGHPVGILVDRALDPASTAGQGLRAAPFLGGLRAFPAAGLEVAQRAGAALLPIFLLREPGGYVIKVSAPLPADADPLAGYARALAAAVAAHPEQWCVLYPLHDGALALEPAAGAKGAAA comes from the coding sequence GTGCCGACCCTGATCGCCCTGCGCCTCGGCCTCCTCCTCGCTCGGCTGCTGCCGATGCGCGTTCTTGCCGCGCTCGCGGCGGCGCTCTGGCGCCTCGGCGGGCTTCTCTCACCGCGGCGGGTGGTGGTGGCCGCGAACCTGGCCGCCATCGCTGCGGCCGGCGGTCGCCGCGCGCGCGCGGGAGACGTCTTCGCGAACTACGGCCGCTACTGGGGCGAGCTGCTCGCCCTGGCAGCCCGGCCCGCGCGGATCGCGTCGCTGCGCATCCGCGTCGACGGCCTCGAGCATCTGGAGGCGGTCGAGTGGGGCCCGCTCTGCTTCCTCGGCGCGCACCTGGGCAACTGGGACCTGCTCTCGCGCTGGCTGGGGCGCCGGCTGCCGAATCTCGCCGCGCTCGCGGAGGCGCTCGAACCGCCGGCTCTCGCGCGGCTCTTCGCACGCCTCCGCGAAGAGGGCGGCCAGCGCACGATCTCGGGCACGGGCGCGGGCGTGGCGCTCTACCGGGAGCTGCGCCGCGGCCATCCGGTGGGCATTCTCGTCGATCGCGCGCTGGACCCGGCGAGCACGGCGGGTCAAGGCCTGCGCGCGGCGCCCTTCCTCGGCGGCCTGCGGGCCTTTCCCGCCGCGGGACTCGAGGTCGCGCAGCGCGCCGGCGCGGCGCTCCTGCCCATCTTCCTGCTGCGGGAACCGGGCGGCTATGTTATCAAGGTGAGCGCTCCGCTGCCTGCGGACGCGGATCCCTTGGCGGGCTACGCGCGGGCGCTGGCGGCGGCCGTTGCCGCGCATCCCGAGCAGTGGTGCGTGCTCTACCCGCTGCACGACGGCGCCCTGGCGCTCGAGCCGGCGGCGGGCGCGAAAGGAGCGGCGGCCTGA